Proteins encoded in a region of the Streptomyces sp. PCS3-D2 genome:
- a CDS encoding 4-hydroxybenzoate 3-monooxygenase, which produces MTERNDPHTSCRSADVVVLGAGPAGLVLGVLLHAAGIDCLILERASRARVQTRARAGFLAPNTVRILDRHGLAGGLHRDGRRHGACEFRTQDGRFRLDYGTLGQGGRHHVYPQQNLVTDLLTHYLDIGGRIRFHTDALAVHDADSARPSVTTREPDGRSIRWNARYVAGCDGRHGAARRSLRPGTARYHHHDHGVTWLGLLAETPPSLDAVGYAVHGRGFAGHMARTADVTRYYLQWQRGAPADAWPEQRLWDELDLRMRAADHGPLQRGRLLERGVFDLTCDVVEPLRHGSLLLAGDAASLLAPAAAKGANLAVLEAEILAEALADALLRGDTAGLDAYSDRCLAYIWRAQEFTGWMTRLLHAPPEGSPGAGAGPHFQAGLQRSRLNSLRTSRIHQDWFAENYVGV; this is translated from the coding sequence ATGACGGAACGTAACGACCCTCACACATCCTGTAGATCGGCCGACGTGGTGGTCCTCGGAGCGGGCCCCGCCGGGCTCGTACTCGGAGTCCTGCTGCACGCCGCCGGGATCGACTGCCTCATCCTTGAACGCGCCTCCCGCGCCCGGGTGCAGACGCGGGCCCGCGCCGGGTTCCTCGCCCCGAACACCGTGCGGATCCTGGACCGCCACGGCCTCGCCGGCGGCCTGCACCGCGACGGCCGCCGCCACGGCGCATGCGAGTTCCGCACGCAGGACGGCCGGTTCCGCCTCGACTACGGAACTCTCGGCCAAGGCGGTCGGCACCACGTCTACCCGCAGCAGAACCTGGTCACGGACCTGCTGACCCACTACCTCGACATCGGTGGACGCATCCGCTTCCACACCGACGCGCTCGCCGTGCACGACGCCGACAGCGCCCGGCCGTCCGTCACGACCCGTGAGCCCGACGGCCGTTCCATCCGGTGGAACGCCCGGTACGTCGCCGGCTGCGACGGCCGGCACGGGGCCGCCCGCCGCTCACTGCGGCCGGGCACCGCCCGCTACCACCACCACGACCACGGCGTGACCTGGCTCGGCCTGCTCGCCGAGACGCCGCCGAGCCTCGACGCCGTCGGATACGCGGTCCACGGCCGGGGCTTCGCCGGACACATGGCCCGCACCGCGGACGTCACCCGCTACTACCTCCAGTGGCAGCGCGGCGCGCCCGCCGACGCCTGGCCCGAGCAGCGCCTCTGGGACGAGCTCGACCTCCGCATGCGCGCGGCGGACCACGGCCCGCTGCAACGGGGCCGACTCCTGGAACGCGGGGTCTTCGACCTGACCTGCGACGTCGTCGAACCGCTGCGGCACGGTTCGCTGCTGCTGGCGGGCGACGCGGCGAGCCTGCTCGCCCCGGCCGCCGCGAAGGGCGCCAACCTCGCCGTCCTGGAGGCCGAGATCTTGGCGGAAGCCCTCGCAGACGCCCTCCTGCGGGGGGACACCGCGGGACTCGACGCGTACTCGGACCGGTGCCTGGCGTACATCTGGCGGGCGCAGGAGTTCACCGGATGGATGACCCGCCTCCTGCACGCGCCACCCGAAGGGAGCCCGGGCGCCGGTGCCGGACCGCACTTCCAGGCCGGTCTCCAGCGCTCCCGGCTCAACTCGCTGCGCACGTCCCGCATCCACCAGGACTGGTTCGCCGAGAACTACGTCGGCGTGTGA
- a CDS encoding RidA family protein, giving the protein MAITLMNPTGLPEIGAYRQVSVATGSKLVFVAGQVSWDEDGATVGAGDLAAQVEQCYLNVGIALAAVGGSFADVAKLTVHVVDWTPDKMPRLMQGIARAAAKLGVTPVPPATLLGVAALDVPEHLVEVEATAVLD; this is encoded by the coding sequence ATGGCCATCACCCTGATGAACCCCACCGGACTGCCGGAGATCGGCGCCTACCGGCAGGTGTCGGTCGCGACCGGGTCGAAGCTCGTCTTCGTCGCAGGGCAGGTGTCCTGGGACGAAGACGGGGCGACGGTCGGCGCGGGCGACCTCGCCGCACAGGTCGAGCAGTGCTACCTCAACGTCGGCATCGCCCTGGCCGCGGTCGGCGGTTCCTTCGCGGACGTGGCGAAACTGACGGTCCACGTCGTCGACTGGACCCCCGACAAGATGCCCCGGCTGATGCAGGGGATCGCCCGGGCGGCCGCGAAGCTGGGGGTCACCCCGGTCCCGCCGGCCACGCTCCTGGGCGTGGCGGCCCTGGACGTGCCCGAGCACCTCGTGGAGGTCGAAGCCACCGCCGTCCTGGACTGA
- a CDS encoding cytochrome P450 codes for MGRAMLRQIVDYSHRADPYPLYEELRKTPVFHDEDGPYLVSTYHEIHGLLHDPRISSDPHNLTVPSSDPLAQDEGDESALPPVFLKLDPPDHDRLRRITNRPFGPPHSPHKVHDMRGELDGIVGGLIDGIAASGNPDRIDLVEDFSYPFPVTVICRLLGIPHEDESRFHVWADTIAASLDPAPGADPAERRREASAAQLELGMYLGGLIEERRTHPGEDMLSQLAAVDEEPDGSLSTLEIVSTAALLLIAGHETTVNLITNGMLTLLRHPDVLQRLREDPALSVPIVEELLRYEPPVHMLPRRSTLADIEVAGVTIPKGATVSLVLASGNRDPKRFENPDRFDPDREDIQHLGLGSGIHSCFGAPLARLEAQLALSELARRLDNPRLLEDPPPYRRNAVLRGPRHLPIACDGIRTP; via the coding sequence ATGGGCAGAGCCATGCTCCGGCAGATTGTCGACTACTCCCACCGCGCCGACCCTTACCCGCTGTACGAGGAACTGCGCAAGACACCGGTGTTCCACGACGAGGACGGGCCGTACCTCGTGAGCACCTACCACGAGATACACGGCCTGCTGCACGACCCGCGCATCAGTTCCGACCCCCACAACCTGACCGTGCCGTCGAGCGATCCGCTGGCGCAGGACGAAGGGGACGAGTCGGCCCTGCCTCCGGTCTTCCTCAAGCTCGATCCCCCGGACCACGACCGGCTGCGGCGCATCACCAACCGTCCCTTCGGACCCCCGCACTCCCCGCACAAGGTCCACGACATGCGCGGTGAGCTCGACGGCATCGTCGGCGGCCTCATCGACGGCATCGCCGCCTCCGGGAACCCGGACCGGATCGACCTGGTCGAAGACTTCTCCTACCCGTTCCCCGTGACGGTGATCTGCCGGCTGCTCGGCATACCGCACGAGGACGAGTCGCGCTTCCACGTCTGGGCCGACACCATCGCCGCCAGCCTCGACCCCGCACCCGGCGCGGACCCCGCCGAACGCCGCAGGGAGGCGTCCGCCGCCCAGCTGGAACTCGGCATGTACCTGGGCGGGCTGATCGAGGAGCGCCGCACACACCCGGGCGAGGACATGCTGTCCCAGCTGGCGGCCGTCGACGAGGAACCGGACGGTTCCCTGAGCACGCTGGAGATCGTCAGTACCGCGGCGCTGCTGCTGATCGCCGGTCACGAGACCACGGTCAACCTGATCACGAACGGGATGCTGACCCTGCTGCGTCACCCGGACGTGCTGCAGCGGCTGCGCGAGGACCCCGCCCTGTCGGTCCCGATCGTGGAGGAGCTGCTGCGGTACGAACCGCCCGTGCACATGTTGCCGCGGCGCAGTACGCTCGCCGACATCGAGGTCGCGGGGGTCACCATTCCCAAAGGCGCCACGGTTTCCCTCGTCCTGGCGTCCGGCAACCGCGACCCGAAGCGATTCGAGAACCCCGACCGCTTCGACCCCGACCGCGAGGACATCCAGCACTTGGGTCTCGGCAGCGGCATCCACAGCTGCTTCGGCGCCCCGCTGGCCCGACTGGAGGCCCAGCTGGCACTGAGCGAGCTGGCCCGGCGCCTGGACAACCCCCGGCTGCTGGAGGACCCGCCCCCGTACCGCCGCAACGCGGTGCTGCGCGGCCCCCGACACCTGCCCATCGCCTGCGACGGTATCCGCACCCCCTGA
- a CDS encoding subtilase-type protease inhibitor — translation MRRRIIAASALSLLCVAGTTGLAEAQPAGGHGPSAMVFTIAHASGTPADTDGAVRAATLSCAYAAEGTHPDPRAACDALNATGGELNRLLADPNTSRACPLYFDPVTVTADGVLHGRRVAWEHTFSNTCVMSTTLNGNPVYAF, via the coding sequence ATGCGCCGCCGCATCATCGCCGCATCCGCACTCAGCCTTCTCTGCGTTGCAGGCACCACGGGGCTCGCGGAGGCCCAACCCGCGGGCGGGCACGGCCCGTCCGCGATGGTCTTCACCATCGCCCATGCCTCTGGAACGCCCGCGGACACGGACGGGGCCGTGCGCGCGGCCACCCTCAGCTGCGCCTACGCCGCCGAGGGCACCCACCCCGACCCGAGGGCCGCGTGCGACGCCCTCAACGCCACCGGTGGCGAGCTCAACCGCCTGCTGGCGGATCCGAACACGTCGCGGGCCTGCCCCCTGTACTTCGACCCGGTCACGGTCACCGCGGACGGTGTGCTGCACGGCAGGCGCGTGGCCTGGGAGCACACCTTCTCCAACACGTGCGTCATGTCCACCACCCTGAACGGAAACCCGGTCTACGCCTTCTGA
- a CDS encoding helix-turn-helix domain-containing protein, whose translation MVTKQFSGSPDEADLRRADSLAREIFSDVANKWALLIIEALGERTLRFSELRDDVEGISHKMLTQNLRMLERNGLIERTVYPVVPPRVEYVLTEPGQALRVTIDSLCAWTHRYLGHIEAARHRTDGAQDGR comes from the coding sequence ATGGTGACCAAGCAGTTCAGCGGCTCGCCGGACGAAGCGGACCTGCGGCGCGCGGACTCCCTGGCGCGGGAGATCTTCTCGGACGTCGCCAACAAGTGGGCGCTCCTGATCATCGAGGCCCTGGGGGAGCGGACCCTGCGCTTCAGCGAACTGCGCGACGACGTCGAGGGCATCAGCCACAAGATGCTCACCCAGAACCTGCGCATGCTGGAACGCAACGGTCTGATCGAGCGGACGGTGTACCCCGTGGTGCCGCCACGGGTGGAGTACGTGCTCACCGAACCGGGTCAGGCCCTGCGGGTGACGATCGACTCCCTGTGCGCGTGGACCCACCGCTACCTCGGCCATATCGAGGCGGCCCGCCACCGCACGGACGGGGCCCAGGACGGCCGGTGA
- a CDS encoding three-helix bundle dimerization domain-containing protein translates to MTADSEDALTIRAVAERLMKAHPQVDAGLVQSSVQTAYEELKYARVRTYLPVLMERRARDLLPSEE, encoded by the coding sequence GTGACCGCGGATTCAGAGGACGCACTCACCATCCGCGCCGTCGCCGAGCGGCTGATGAAGGCGCACCCGCAGGTCGACGCAGGCCTGGTGCAGAGCTCGGTACAGACCGCGTACGAGGAGCTCAAGTACGCGCGGGTGCGCACCTACCTGCCGGTACTGATGGAGCGCAGGGCGCGGGACCTGCTTCCTTCCGAGGAATAG
- a CDS encoding SOS response-associated peptidase codes for MCGRYVSTRGPEDLSGLFRARPPDPGQVLEPSWNVAPTDAVWAVLERADRETGVLERRLRPLRWGLVPSWSKTPSGGAKMINARVETVHERPAYRRAFAKRRCLLPADGFYEWRAVPAAAGVKAHKQPYFIRPEDGAVMAMAGLYEFWRDPGVADEGDPAAWWATCTIITTEATDGAGRVHPRMPLSLAPADYEAWLDPSHQDAQELRALLAAPGGGRLDVRAVSTAVNNVRNNGPELLDDPADPAPAAW; via the coding sequence ATGTGCGGCCGATACGTCTCCACCCGGGGCCCCGAGGACCTCTCCGGTCTCTTCCGGGCGAGGCCCCCGGACCCCGGGCAGGTGCTGGAACCCAGCTGGAACGTCGCCCCCACCGACGCCGTCTGGGCGGTGCTGGAGCGCGCGGACCGGGAGACCGGTGTGCTGGAGCGCAGGCTGCGGCCCCTGCGGTGGGGGTTGGTGCCGTCGTGGTCCAAGACCCCGTCCGGCGGCGCGAAGATGATCAACGCTCGGGTCGAGACGGTGCACGAGAGGCCCGCGTACCGGCGCGCCTTCGCCAAGCGCCGCTGCCTGCTCCCGGCGGACGGGTTCTACGAGTGGCGGGCCGTCCCCGCGGCGGCCGGCGTGAAGGCCCACAAGCAGCCGTACTTCATCCGGCCCGAGGACGGCGCCGTGATGGCGATGGCCGGGCTGTACGAGTTCTGGCGCGATCCCGGCGTCGCCGACGAGGGCGATCCGGCGGCATGGTGGGCGACCTGCACGATCATCACCACCGAGGCGACCGACGGGGCCGGCCGTGTCCACCCCCGTATGCCGCTCTCGCTCGCCCCGGCCGACTACGAGGCCTGGCTCGACCCGTCCCACCAGGACGCGCAGGAACTGCGTGCCCTGCTCGCCGCGCCCGGGGGCGGCCGACTGGACGTCCGGGCGGTGTCGACGGCGGTCAACAACGTGCGCAACAACGGGCCCGAGCTCCTCGACGACCCCGCGGACCCGGCGCCCGCGGCGTGGTGA
- a CDS encoding fused MFS/spermidine synthase: MTGSSSSPIAEGTPRACGPGPRTAAALVFGASASVLVVEIVALRLLAPYLGLTLETSTLVIGIALTAIAAGSWLGGRIADQVDPRRLIGPSLGVSGAAVALTPAVLRTTAEWAPALLLLIASLTILVPGALLSAVTPIVTKLHLTSLAETGTVVGRLSGVGTAGSIAGTVLTGFVLIARLPVSAILIGLGTLLVTASALVEWRSRGWTGAPALILALLAGGLGTAVAPGGCDMETRYHCARVVADPERGSGRTLVLDGVRHSYVDVDDPTHLRFAYVRAIASVVDAAFPAGEPLTAHHLGGGGLTFPRYLAATRPGTRSLVSEIDGGVVRIDRDRLGLGKGPGRDIGVRVEDGRIGLRRLDTGSRDLVVGDAFGGVSVPWHLTTLEAMADVRRVLGEDGLYVANLIDHGALAFARAEVATLGETFAHVALVGEPSDIGLDPTAAPKGGNLVVLASDRPVDLGAARKALDARQSGWKIVSGAELASWTGGARPLTDDYAPVDQLLQPYGPPSGR; encoded by the coding sequence GTGACCGGATCGTCCTCCTCCCCCATCGCCGAGGGCACGCCCCGCGCCTGCGGGCCGGGTCCCCGTACAGCGGCCGCGCTGGTGTTCGGAGCCTCGGCGTCGGTCCTGGTGGTGGAGATCGTCGCGCTGCGCCTGCTGGCTCCCTACCTCGGCCTCACCCTCGAAACCAGCACGCTGGTGATCGGCATCGCCCTCACCGCGATCGCCGCCGGCTCCTGGCTGGGCGGGCGCATCGCCGACCAGGTCGATCCGCGCCGGCTCATCGGCCCCTCGCTCGGAGTGTCGGGAGCCGCCGTGGCGCTCACCCCGGCGGTGCTGCGCACCACCGCGGAGTGGGCACCGGCGTTGCTCCTGCTGATCGCGTCCCTGACCATCCTCGTGCCGGGCGCGCTGCTCTCCGCGGTCACGCCGATCGTGACCAAGCTGCACCTGACCAGCCTCGCCGAGACGGGAACGGTCGTCGGCCGGCTCTCCGGCGTGGGCACCGCCGGCTCCATCGCCGGCACGGTCCTGACCGGCTTCGTCCTCATCGCGCGGCTGCCCGTCAGCGCCATCCTGATCGGACTCGGAACACTCCTGGTGACCGCTTCGGCGCTGGTGGAGTGGCGATCGCGCGGGTGGACCGGAGCCCCTGCCCTCATCCTCGCGCTCCTCGCAGGCGGCCTCGGCACCGCCGTCGCACCCGGCGGCTGCGACATGGAGACCAGGTACCACTGTGCGCGGGTCGTCGCGGATCCCGAGCGGGGCAGCGGCCGCACCCTCGTGTTGGACGGCGTACGACACTCCTACGTGGACGTCGACGACCCGACCCACCTCCGGTTCGCGTACGTGCGCGCCATCGCGTCGGTGGTCGATGCCGCCTTTCCCGCGGGTGAGCCGCTGACCGCCCACCACCTGGGTGGCGGAGGACTCACCTTCCCCCGCTACCTCGCGGCCACGCGGCCCGGGACGCGCAGCCTCGTGTCCGAGATCGACGGCGGGGTCGTGCGCATCGACCGCGACCGGCTCGGGCTCGGGAAGGGGCCGGGACGGGACATCGGCGTACGCGTGGAGGACGGCCGGATCGGTCTGCGGCGACTGGACACCGGCAGTCGCGACCTCGTCGTCGGTGACGCCTTCGGGGGCGTGAGCGTGCCGTGGCACCTCACGACGCTGGAAGCGATGGCCGACGTACGGCGGGTGCTCGGCGAGGACGGCCTCTACGTCGCCAACCTCATCGACCACGGCGCTCTGGCCTTCGCCCGAGCCGAAGTGGCCACCCTCGGCGAGACCTTCGCACACGTCGCGCTCGTCGGCGAGCCCTCGGACATCGGCCTCGACCCGACCGCCGCCCCCAAAGGCGGCAACCTGGTCGTCCTCGCGTCCGACCGACCGGTCGACCTCGGCGCGGCCCGGAAGGCGCTGGACGCCCGGCAGAGCGGCTGGAAGATCGTCAGCGGTGCCGAACTCGCCTCCTGGACCGGGGGCGCCCGACCACTCACCGACGACTACGCGCCCGTCGACCAGCTCCTCCAGCCCTACGGCCCACCGAGCGGCCGGTGA
- a CDS encoding methyltransferase — MTTTLPDKTLLPDDVADLRAAARFVREHDSADLLPLLLPGLDGPDLRALAGRCRFAHAGLLVFPPDVEGLRAQLAACELDIDTPSHPSVVVRERLARRHGRDPAELDVRILRPPVYGSAGQRRAVEVFALTVPPHSGLEGIAAHERARRHEAHLAFEIDHPEPVALRGLCAILVRHGARPDGGGYNPHEDGTVLYFTLPTEASCAYGRLELYARGDHRDTLAHLDRPDRFGRARPDARPPAETLLHLLTGAWTTQALAAFARLGLPDALQTRTASRPEDLARRTGAQPRSLAVLLRHLAMIGAVAEEREGFRLTELGALLRADAPGSMRPLALMYGGPFYRSFGGLDHAVRTGQPAFDQIFGENHFDHFARDPELASLFDQSMAASARMFQPLPTHPVITAAAQSPEPATVVDVAGGNGELLGRILSAHPRLRGVLLERRHAVEAARRRLDAGGCGARCDYQVGDFADVPPGGDVYVLSRVLHDWDDDRCRAILRHCARAMPTHADLLVVERLLPADGSPSLATAWDLHMLCNVGGRERRADHYARLLADAGLELVGHSSLPLDAHVLHARRAAVPDPVTRRG, encoded by the coding sequence ATGACGACGACCCTGCCCGACAAAACGTTGCTTCCGGACGACGTCGCAGACCTGCGCGCGGCCGCCCGGTTCGTCCGCGAGCACGACAGCGCCGACCTGCTCCCGCTCCTCCTGCCCGGACTCGACGGGCCGGACCTCCGCGCGCTGGCCGGGCGCTGCCGGTTCGCCCACGCGGGGCTGCTGGTCTTTCCGCCCGACGTGGAAGGCCTCCGCGCCCAACTCGCCGCCTGCGAACTGGACATCGACACCCCGTCCCACCCGAGCGTGGTGGTCCGTGAACGGCTCGCCCGCCGCCACGGGCGCGACCCGGCGGAGCTCGACGTCCGGATCCTGCGCCCCCCGGTGTACGGCTCCGCCGGGCAACGGCGCGCGGTCGAGGTGTTCGCCCTGACCGTGCCTCCGCATTCCGGCCTGGAAGGGATCGCCGCCCACGAACGCGCGCGCCGGCACGAGGCGCACCTCGCCTTCGAGATCGATCACCCGGAACCAGTGGCACTGCGGGGCCTGTGCGCGATCCTCGTCCGCCACGGCGCGAGGCCCGACGGCGGCGGCTACAACCCGCACGAGGACGGTACGGTCCTCTACTTCACCCTCCCCACCGAGGCGTCCTGCGCCTACGGGCGGCTGGAACTCTACGCCCGCGGTGACCACCGGGACACGCTCGCCCATCTGGACCGCCCGGACCGCTTCGGCCGCGCCCGTCCCGATGCCCGACCGCCTGCCGAAACGCTCCTCCACCTGCTCACCGGCGCGTGGACGACCCAGGCACTGGCCGCCTTCGCCCGTCTGGGCCTGCCCGACGCCCTGCAGACCCGTACCGCGTCCCGCCCCGAGGACCTCGCCCGGCGGACGGGCGCGCAGCCCCGAAGCCTCGCCGTGCTGCTGCGCCACCTGGCCATGATCGGCGCCGTCGCCGAGGAGCGGGAGGGATTCCGCCTCACGGAACTCGGCGCTCTGCTGCGGGCGGACGCGCCCGGCTCGATGCGGCCACTGGCCCTGATGTACGGCGGCCCGTTCTACCGCTCCTTCGGCGGCCTCGACCACGCGGTGCGCACCGGACAGCCGGCCTTCGACCAGATCTTCGGGGAGAACCACTTCGACCACTTCGCCCGCGACCCCGAACTCGCTTCGCTCTTCGATCAGTCCATGGCGGCGAGCGCACGGATGTTCCAGCCGCTCCCCACCCACCCGGTCATCACAGCCGCCGCCCAGTCCCCCGAGCCCGCGACTGTCGTCGACGTCGCAGGCGGCAACGGAGAGCTCCTCGGCCGGATCCTCTCCGCTCACCCGCGCCTGCGCGGCGTCCTGCTGGAACGGCGGCACGCCGTCGAGGCCGCCCGCCGCCGGCTCGACGCCGGAGGCTGCGGAGCGCGCTGCGACTACCAGGTGGGCGACTTCGCCGACGTGCCGCCCGGCGGCGACGTCTACGTCCTCTCCCGCGTGCTGCACGACTGGGACGACGACCGCTGCCGGGCCATCCTGCGGCACTGCGCCCGTGCGATGCCCACCCACGCCGACCTGCTCGTGGTGGAGCGCCTCCTGCCCGCCGACGGCTCGCCCTCCCTGGCCACCGCCTGGGACCTGCACATGCTGTGCAACGTCGGGGGGCGAGAACGCCGCGCCGACCACTACGCCCGCCTCCTGGCCGATGCCGGCCTCGAACTCGTCGGCCACAGCTCCCTGCCGCTGGACGCCCATGTGCTGCACGCCCGCAGGGCGGCCGTACCGGATCCCGTCACCCGGCGGGGCTGA
- a CDS encoding serine/threonine-protein kinase, which yields MHNEESETPAGPALTAATAAPTASAVGGDVLIANRYRLLSRLGAGGMGTVWRARDETLHREVAVKEVRVPAGLPAGDIARMYGRLEREAWAAARIGGRNVVTVHDVVMEDDRPWIVMELIRGPSVADLLCAGGPLAPRHAARIGAEVLGALRAAHAVGVEHRDVKPANVLLSEDGRVVLGDFGIATVEGSTALTMAGEVVGSPEYLPPERALGRPSGPESDLWSLGVMLYATVEGISPFRQDTVLGTLRAVVEQEPPSPTRAGPLTPVIAGLLRKEPSERTPAAEVAAALRDIAQGTDAATASSRVVPAPAQTAEGTASATATVVSRAPEEVSAGRQDAPEPPAGPRADSGPPRRRRTAAFAAGAAACLLVAGGLAHALTRDDGGAGTAAAAGAGVRMSVTGTNTTYSGSCPTPEGRAPAFTATFSASEPTLISYRWVSGDGSVVDPQWRTMSVGGEANPTGRDTVRLAAYAKTGTLTTGMAVELQSPARVLSRPVPFSITCTG from the coding sequence ATGCACAACGAGGAATCCGAGACCCCGGCGGGGCCCGCACTCACGGCCGCCACTGCCGCCCCGACAGCGAGCGCGGTGGGCGGTGACGTGCTGATCGCGAACCGCTACCGGCTGCTGTCCCGGCTCGGCGCAGGCGGCATGGGCACCGTCTGGCGGGCCCGCGACGAGACCCTGCACCGGGAGGTCGCCGTCAAGGAGGTGCGGGTTCCGGCCGGCCTGCCGGCCGGTGACATCGCACGGATGTACGGTCGGTTGGAGCGGGAGGCGTGGGCGGCCGCCCGGATAGGCGGCCGCAACGTGGTGACGGTTCACGACGTGGTCATGGAGGACGACCGGCCGTGGATCGTGATGGAACTGATCCGCGGGCCGTCGGTGGCGGATCTGCTGTGTGCCGGGGGACCGCTCGCCCCGCGGCACGCCGCACGCATCGGCGCGGAGGTGTTGGGCGCGCTGCGCGCCGCGCACGCCGTCGGGGTCGAGCACCGGGACGTCAAGCCGGCGAACGTGCTGCTCTCCGAGGACGGGCGGGTGGTGCTCGGCGACTTCGGCATCGCGACGGTCGAGGGCAGCACCGCCCTGACCATGGCCGGCGAGGTCGTCGGATCCCCCGAATACCTGCCGCCGGAACGGGCACTGGGCCGTCCGTCGGGCCCGGAGTCCGACCTGTGGTCCCTCGGTGTGATGCTGTACGCGACCGTGGAGGGGATCTCGCCGTTCCGGCAGGACACCGTGCTGGGCACCCTGCGGGCCGTGGTGGAACAGGAGCCGCCGTCGCCGACGCGGGCCGGCCCGCTCACCCCGGTCATCGCCGGACTGCTCCGCAAGGAGCCGTCGGAGCGGACCCCCGCCGCCGAAGTCGCCGCAGCCCTGCGGGACATCGCGCAGGGGACGGATGCCGCCACGGCCTCCTCCCGCGTCGTCCCGGCCCCCGCGCAGACCGCCGAAGGGACGGCCTCGGCGACGGCCACCGTCGTCTCCCGCGCACCGGAGGAGGTGTCCGCCGGGCGGCAGGACGCGCCCGAGCCGCCCGCCGGGCCCCGTGCGGATTCCGGCCCGCCGCGCCGACGCCGGACGGCGGCCTTCGCCGCCGGCGCGGCCGCCTGCCTGCTGGTCGCCGGCGGTCTGGCCCACGCGCTCACCCGCGACGACGGTGGCGCCGGCACCGCCGCCGCAGCGGGTGCCGGCGTACGGATGTCGGTGACGGGCACGAACACGACCTACAGCGGCAGTTGCCCGACTCCCGAGGGCCGGGCCCCGGCGTTCACCGCGACGTTCAGCGCGTCCGAGCCCACGCTGATCTCCTACCGCTGGGTGTCCGGCGACGGCTCGGTGGTGGACCCCCAGTGGCGCACCATGTCCGTCGGCGGCGAGGCCAACCCGACCGGACGCGACACCGTACGCCTGGCGGCCTACGCGAAGACGGGCACCCTGACCACGGGGATGGCGGTGGAACTCCAGAGCCCCGCCCGGGTCCTCTCCCGCCCTGTGCCGTTCTCGATCACCTGCACCGGCTGA